In Brevibacillus brevis NBRC 100599, a single genomic region encodes these proteins:
- a CDS encoding terminase large subunit domain-containing protein, translated as MTSLELDLDPFEDWTPHEKQIEVMECDARNVVMNCGRRGGKTNVGARKFFDKILSDIEADKGLPYKPPRNLKVMKKPKPRLEYWCVSPTYSMSEIQQEELGAVIPEEMIESWDLSKNRVWLKGYILIQFKSADNPKTLVGKGLDGVWLDEASKMKEQTWSGYLSYALADKGGWSVWTTTPEGMNWFYHDIVLNGQHTQAGGQLDEYRNDPEWCNFYWTSKDNPLPELQKNIQRMIETMPKRYVDREIFARFDVFFGQVYEEFDRSIHVVPRALCEQKFKDGHFVHIEAGKDWGFTNPGVTLVGAMTANGELWIVDAIYKAQMEILVPGSSDCWVAQDKELMKKWKIKLFWCDSENASNIKTYLTNGLPARAAQKHLKEGIRAVSILFKVKSDNGRPNIFISDHLKEVIQELTNYRYPEGTTGDSAEVPLKENDHAMDSLRYLVWNSKVFRQFLISRFKVIPWKIPEKDS; from the coding sequence GTGACAAGTCTGGAACTTGACCTCGATCCATTCGAGGATTGGACACCTCATGAAAAACAAATTGAAGTTATGGAATGTGATGCCCGAAACGTAGTCATGAACTGCGGGCGTCGCGGTGGGAAAACGAACGTGGGAGCGCGGAAGTTTTTCGATAAAATCCTATCAGATATTGAGGCAGACAAAGGTTTGCCATACAAGCCCCCTCGCAATCTGAAAGTGATGAAGAAGCCTAAGCCAAGGCTTGAATACTGGTGTGTGTCTCCGACCTATTCCATGTCAGAGATTCAGCAGGAAGAGCTGGGAGCGGTCATTCCAGAGGAAATGATCGAGAGTTGGGATTTATCCAAGAATCGGGTGTGGCTGAAAGGGTACATTCTCATTCAGTTTAAATCTGCCGACAACCCGAAGACGTTAGTCGGTAAAGGACTGGACGGCGTGTGGCTTGATGAGGCTTCCAAGATGAAGGAGCAGACTTGGAGCGGATATCTCTCTTATGCTCTCGCTGATAAAGGCGGCTGGAGCGTTTGGACGACTACGCCAGAGGGAATGAACTGGTTTTATCATGACATCGTATTGAACGGGCAGCACACGCAGGCAGGCGGTCAACTGGACGAATATCGTAATGACCCTGAATGGTGCAATTTTTACTGGACGAGTAAGGACAATCCATTACCAGAGTTGCAAAAGAATATTCAGCGTATGATTGAAACCATGCCCAAACGATATGTTGACCGGGAGATATTCGCCCGGTTCGATGTGTTTTTTGGGCAGGTCTATGAGGAATTTGACCGTTCGATACATGTTGTACCGCGCGCGCTTTGCGAGCAGAAGTTCAAAGACGGACATTTTGTTCACATTGAGGCGGGCAAGGATTGGGGCTTTACGAACCCTGGTGTTACTCTCGTCGGGGCAATGACAGCCAACGGAGAGCTATGGATTGTTGATGCCATCTACAAGGCTCAGATGGAGATTCTTGTTCCCGGCAGCTCAGATTGCTGGGTGGCTCAAGACAAGGAACTCATGAAGAAATGGAAGATCAAGTTGTTTTGGTGCGACTCAGAGAACGCCAGCAACATAAAGACGTACCTGACCAATGGTTTGCCAGCCAGGGCAGCACAGAAGCACTTGAAAGAAGGGATACGGGCTGTCTCCATTCTGTTCAAAGTGAAGAGTGACAACGGCAGGCCAAACATTTTCATTTCTGATCACTTGAAGGAAGTCATCCAAGAGTTGACCAACTATCGTTATCCAGAGGGTACTACTGGTGATAGTGCTGAGGTGCCATTAAAAGAAAATGACCATGCAATGGATTCATTGCGATATCTGGTTTGGAACAGCAAAGTGTTCCGCCAGTTTCTTATCAGTCGTTTCAAAGTTATCCCTTGGAAAATACCTGAAAAAGACTCATGA